The genomic region ACTTGTTCTTAACATGGAATATGTTTGGAAGACATTTTCGATGGATTCTAAGCGAAATTGATGATCCAAAACTATTTTAGTGACTTGATTTAAACAGTGTATCTACTTTTTGAGGAAAACCCTAGATGACGACTATATATTGCTTTTTGAAATTAGTAGTATTCATAGTGAAGATAGATTGTGATGAGGAGTAAAGAAGATCAATAGAGGTATTTTTCTTGTTTGTGATCTTTTATAATAGAAAATTTTAAGATTAGTAGTATTCATAGTGAAGCTAGATATAGTGTTGAGATTCAACCATTTGTTTTAGCAACGAGCGACCTTCCTAGTGCATTTTTTGTTGGACTTGACAAAGTGGTTGGCAAAGAATTTTTTTAGCTACATTCATGTTTCTTTGGAAGAGTATAATCATAAGAAGCTTAATGATTTTAAGAGAATTCATCTAATAGATGGTACATACAGATTTAAGGCAAATTATGCTAGTATAGGGCACAAGGGTTTGGATGCTTAGAGTAATTTTCCCATGTTTGATGATGAAGAGATAAAAGATTGTGCTAAGCATTATTCATAAATATTGTTTTTGGTTGGATCTTCCATATTTGATTTCAAAAGAAGCCCTAAGGGATATGACTAGTTTATGCTTGATTGGAACCAATTTTTCTTTGAATtctatgaagaatgatgaagtgaACAGATTGACTGATGTTGTGTCTAATAAGAGAGCCCTTCAGATTGATAGTATTTTTGACTTGGAAGCAAGATACACGATTATGAAAATTTCATTATAAAAGGTATTTTGTAGGAATCAAAAGGTTCATCTTCTTCCACAATGGTATATGTGGCCTATAAAATGGTGAAAGAAAATACAAACTATGATCTATGTGAGTTGTTGAGGCGAAATTTGTTGGACAACATTAAGTTGACAAAGAATCAAATGTACCCCTTATGGTATGGAGCTCTTATTGTATGATTGGTATTTGATTTTTCAATGCATTTCCTAGAATAAATAATGTTGTAGAGAGAAGAGATATTTTTTTCAGTTCCCAAATAAAGGAATATTTGGAAGTTTGGATGACTATGATGTGGTGTAGGAGCACTTGAGAAATTATTTTGTGTAGGTTTTAGGAGTTTGGAATCATGTGATATTGGTTTTTAATAAGGTCAAATAGATTTTGAATAAGGGCTCAGATgatgtaaggaccctaggagttatTGTTTGACCAATGTTGGCCTAATGGCTCTTAAGGGTTCCAGTTAGAGAatttggtataataagttggtattgtgttagaataggttggtttgatgaattttaggaggttttaaggtcatttgaacctttatgaagtgacctaggtttgatttgggaaaaagttgctcaaatatgtaaaaattgtaaaaagttgcaaaagttgttcaTAGTAACTTTTCAACATTTGCATTTTTCCAaacaccaatggctagttggttgtcttttttaGTTAAAGAAATTTTCAACCAACCCAAGGCCAATATAAGGCTTGGTACAACCAATGAGAATGCTGGTTGAAGATTTGAAGGAAGAAAAGCAATTTTAGCCTTTCAAAAATTATGTTTTCAGAGAGTGGTAGTTGAGTTTAATTGATTTTGTATGGTTTATATGGATTTAAAACCCTAGAACAAGGCATGAATTGTTAGACAAGAGACATACCTTTCATTTCATGGTTATTTAAGGTTTTTACGTGTTATAGTTTGtaagttttgtcatttttgttgtaggtgggtcctaaagaccttaaaacaagggttttgaagactctatggcTCATACCTAGCATTTCATGGTGGAACTCCGTACTGAAACCTTGCGGAATGCAAGGAGGACTTGttatgatttcaattttttttaagacAAGGGAGGATAAACTCCaaatttgccaccataccctaggcttggcacgttgagctGGCAAGCAATGGGGATCGTGGACAacaggccctagatgggtaaatctgTTGGACGGATTTGATTCCAGGTCAgattggacatcctcatggatGTACAGACATGAGACAATTATTAGAATCCTTGGCCATTTGGATTGGTGAAGGCGTTTGAGCAAAACCCTATTTTGTATGCGTAAAAGGAgagaattaggcctaaaaagggttaggtggGTTAGAAACCAAACCCATATCCAATTTTGTGATATTGTATGAAACTTTCAAAAGGGTATTTGTAAATCTAAAGAGTTCATACCAATGTTTAGAATTTGTGATAGATATATGCAAAATACCTCATAGGTAGGGCTAATTGAACTAGGTCttctagtaggcctaaaagagcaaATTGGTCGTTAAGCTTGGAAATGCTAAACACCAAAGCCAATAAATAAAGCAATAGGGTTGGAAAACTAAGGGAAATCATCCCTAAGTGTGTTGGTCATGTgtaatgaagatcctatggtagagaggGTTGGCTCTTTGTTAAACTGTTGAGTAGGAAGGTCTCTaataaggagtgttggacactcactaaacaagaggaggtcaccttagtctaaggaccttgggaaggttagtAAGGGTAGGCtctacaacctttggaaggttggaaagagtggaaccactggatggttcaagagacaaccTATGGAGACATCAAGAATAAGCAAACCCTGAAGGAGTGAGCATCCTCTCTACATCATCTCCTAATGGCTCTTAAGGGTGCCTGTTTGAGAATTTGGTAGAATAAGTTGGTATTGTGTTAGAATAGGTTGGTTTGATGAATTTTACAAGGTTTTAAGGTCATTTTAACCTTTATAAAGTGACCTAGGTTTGATTTGGGCAAAAGTTGCTCAACTATGTAAAacttgtaaaaagttgcaaaagttgctcatagcaactttacaacatttgcattttccaaacaccaatggctagttggttgtatttttttttaaatacatttgTAACCAACCCAATTCTGATAGAAGGCTTGGGACAACCAATGAGAATGTTGATTGaagatttgaatgaagaaaagaaagtttaGCCGTTCAAAAATTGTGTTTTTAGCAAGTGGTAGTTGAGTTTAACTAATTTTGTATAGTCTGTATGAATTTACAAACCCAAACCAAGGCATGAATTATTAGAGCAGAGACATACCTTTCATTTCATGTTTATTTGAGGTTTTGAAGTGTTATAGTTTGtaagtttatcatttttgttgcaggcaggtcctaaagaccttaaaacaagggttttgaagactctatggcTCATACCCAGCATTGCATGGTGGAACTCCATACAAAAACCTTGTGTAATTCTAGGAGGCCTTGTAATATATGCTTTCAATTTGTTTTTAAGACAAGGGAGGCTAAACAGCAAATATGCCACCACACCCTATgcttggcatgttgagttggcaagcaatggggatcatGGACAACAGGCCCTAAATGGGTAAATCCATTCAATGGATTTGATTCCAAGTCGGATTGGAAATCCTCATGGGTGTTCAGACCTTAGACAATCATCAGAATCCTTTCCCATTTGGACTGGTGAAGGCATTTGAGAaaaaccctattttgtaggctttaAAGGAGGGAATTAGGCCTAAAAATGGTTAGGTGGGTTAGAAACCAAACCCATGTCCAATATTGTGATAGTAtgaaaattccaaaagggtatctataaAGATAAAGAGTTCATACCGGTGTTCAGGATTTTTGATAGATAACTGCAAAATACCTCACTGGTAGGGATAAATAATGTTGTAGAGAGAAGAGATATTTTTGTCGGTTGTCAAATAAAGGAATATTTGGAATTTTGGATGATTATGATGCTTCTTCTCACAATTTCTTTATGGATACTAAGAAAGAGTTGGTTGTGAGAAATTAGATTCCtctgaaagttgttgaatgctACAAGGATGGCATTACTTTTGTAGTTGACAAGGATAATTATTTCATTGAAGCTATTATTTTGAGGACTTCATGGGTAGCTAAGATTCCTTATGAAGTGTCAAAAGATGAATGTATGAGTATTGTAGAGAGAATTATTAAAATGCAAAAGTATTTGAATGAAGAGAGATTTGGAACATATGATGAGATTATGGGAAGCTATGTtggaaagaaatcttggaaaggtcAGAATTTGCCAATAGGTAAGAAAACAAGGAAATCATATGCGGAAGTTTCTTCTTTTATATCTAAGGTACTTAAATATAAGCAACTGAGAAAAGAGTACAAAATCAATAattgtgaaaagtgatgaagaactACAGAAGGTCGGTGTGCAAGAAAGTGTTGCAGCAAGAAAAAAAAAGGTGATTTATTCCCCCTTTTCTTGAAAAGAAATTTCTTTTAATGAAGAAAAAGTTCTTGAAATTCTTGGGAGATTGGGTGGCCTAAAAATTGTTGGTGAGTTGTAACTTACTATTCCATCTTATGATCAAGATACCATTGAACATGCATGTGTAACATATTTTCTCTAGAATAATCTCATTCCCATTGATGTTGTTGATGTTCTTTCAGAAGTTCTGATAGAATTGTTAATTGAGTGCATGGATACAGTTGGTAATGATGAAAGTGATTCTAGTGAACCTCATAAAGAAGGAAACCTGACAGAGCCTAAGGGCACATCAGGATCTTAATCTTAATTTAATTGGTTTCATAAAGATGATGGATAATGCTAATGGACCTAGTTTACATAAAGCTCGTGCTTTCCTTTAGCTAGCATTGCAGGGAAGAATTCTTACCAGTGATAGGTTGTCCGATTGAATATAGTCCCCCATTTTTCTTGTGTCCTTTGTGAACATGAATTGGAATCTGTTGATCATGTCCTTCAATGTGAATTTTCTCAATCATGCTGGTCTTGACTATTAGAAAAGTTGGGATGGCATGACCCCCTCTCAATCATGCTGGTCTTTTTTTTCACCTCTATCTAGGAGATAGGACCAGTTATTCTTGTTTGGAATTTATGGTGGGATTGTAACAAACATATATTTAGGCAAGAATCCACTCCACTCCATGAGGTTATCAGAAGAGAAGAGGTAGCTATCTTAGAGAAGGTTAATGCTTATGTATCTAGAAATAAGAAATTAACATCAACCTTTTCTTCATGGGATAACCTCATTATGAAGATTTGGAATTAGTTAAAATTTCCATTCAAAGGTAGTCTCTTGGTTAACACTCACTCAAAAATTAATTGGAAGAAGATTAGATGGAAACCTCCTTGACTGAAATTttacaagctcaattttgatggggtgggTAGGGAAAACCCTGGAACTTCTGGGCCTGTGTATGTGATTAGGAATACCAAGGTGGAATTATAAAAGAAGGTTTTGCAAGAATTAGGGATGGAACCAATAATGTAGCAGAAGCAACAACTCTACCACTTGGCATCAAAATGGTATTCTTCCTAAAGATTAAAACTCTTGAAATTGAGGGTGATTCTTTAAATGCCATTTCTTCTCTAAAAAAACTACAAGCTTCTTTGCGGAATATAGATTACATCATCCAAGAGGTTTTAAAAATTCTATCCAATTTTGATTTCTATCATAGTCAACACAACTACCGTGAGGGAAATATGTTGGCAGACTTGCTTGCTAATATGGGGTGTGAATTAAAAGAGGGCAGGAAACTTTTGTCCAAAAATGATGTCTTTGGTGATTATCGGCTTCGTGAGCAACTCAAATGTCATGCTCGGATTTCATAATTGGTGGCGACTTTATGGCCATTACTCATTCATAAGTGCTTTTCCTCCTCATGTCAATCTCCTTCCTTGTGTGCATGTTCACATTTGATTCCTTTGTGATGTGACATCACTCTGCCTTGCAGTGTTGTGTGGGATCTTTGTTTAGGTGGAGTGCATTTTGGTACAATTGGACACATGTTATCTTCCTGCTTCTCTCATTTTATTCATGCAAACCTTTATTCTTCAGACTGCAAGTCCCTTTCGTATGCCATTTGGCATGCTCCAGTACAAGTGTGATGGTGCTTCAGGCATCACTTCCATCATTTCCCTCTCTTGTAGATCTCCAAGGTGGCAATCcttgttataattataattaattgtaatatgTGCAAAATTTTTTTCGGATCTTTATGTTTTAATACTTGGATTGAGTGTACAGTTATTTTATTTTCCAACAAAGTCTGGTACGTTTGTgagattggaaaagatttgtgatCTTCCATGCGACATAGTAAGGGTCTTCCGACCTATGCAAAATGTATGTGAGAACTTAGACCCCAATGAATTTCTGGGTGGCTTTACACGACAGGTTTTATTCTCTGAAATTCAAAGGGGCAGCCTCCATCTAGACTATAAAGGGCAGATATCAAGACAAAAAACTGTGtatgtagaggatttatttttttGGCTCCATGTTGTCTCTCTTCTTTCGGTTTGATTTTCATAAGATGTTAAACCCAAATTTCGCTTTGGGTGTTGTAATCAtgtttatattcattttttttttttaatgtacttAATTCCTATGTGCATTCAGTTTTTTTATGAGGTTGGCCGAAGGTTTTCTTTGCCCGGTTCTTTCCTATCGACATTCCCCCACGAACCGggttgtaaaaattatatatattaatattatgatGGCTTGCCATCTTTGccttataaaaaaacaaaaaagcatCCAAGACATTATTGATATgtgaatataaatttattttaatcttataaataagataatgataTTAATGTTTACAAATAAACTAAATATATtgcaaaatattaaatataaaatataaaaataaatcattacaatcttaaatttaaaaaatataaataattaaaattaaaaatattattatccatACAACTTATTAATTCATAGGTACAATAGTGAAAAAAAAATaagatatataaataaaaaaaatatcttaAATGTAACATAAATAGTATTAGAGTCACATGAAATAAACAAGACCTAGGCGCCTGAAACAACTTTAAACCTAATTGTTatagtaatattttattagctaataattatttatttaatttttagtctattatactctattcttaagctaaacttaggaatcttataatttgTAGGGTTTTTTCCTTAGGGCTTCAAGTATCTTtctataaggattctctctttgtatttttataacaactgtaattattgaattgcatttttATTGCACAagcaatatgactcctctttttggatctctgaattctgaccTCTAtgagagttgtagagttgattttttctcaactccaatactaATTTACACACAATTTGAATTCACTAAAATTCATATCCATTTATCAACATAGAATACTAACATAAAAAATGATAAATCAAATGGTATAATGATAAATATTCTACCGGTAGCTACTTTCCAGCAGAAAGATACCGTGAACGGAAATGAGGGAAACACATTCAGCGGGCACCTGAGTGGGAATGATTTCATTACAGTTTGGACGCCGATGACAGGAACACACCTGACAATTACAGTTTGAACGGTAATGGGAACGAGGACGATGCTATTCTCGCCCACACATGCCACATAAGCGGTCAAAGTagcttagtgtgtgctgtttaagggTATCCCTCTTTGCTTGTTAATATATTAGTATATCTATATTCTAAAATAAACATATTTAGAGATCAAATAATTGTCTTGTATGTTTATTAATGATAAAAGGACATTTTTTCATTCTCATTAAAAATATAACAATTTCATATGACAATGATtatatttattcaaaataataaaataatacttataaagaaattaaaacatgcatacatatacacattaaATTTATTGATAATCAATTATAAAgaaattaaaacatgcatacatatacacattaaatttattgataatcaattttttatttagaCACTTATCCTTGACAAGAAGTTACAATTCAACTGGATTAACCAGACTGAAAAATAGTCAAAGATCCAAGGTAGCAGCATTGGTAGCCCAACTTTGGTAGCTCAATGGTCTCTCAATGCCAATCCACTTGAATGCTCCTCCTACTCCTCTCTCACTTGGAGGTCTGAGCAACCAAAACTTTTGACCTTCAATGCGATCCCTGCTGCAAACAAAGATGTTATGGCCAACCACTACAGTGAAAATAATAGTTACGTGCCAATCCTCGGTGGGAAAAGTCTCTACAATGTTCAGTTTATCTTGTGTGTAGTCATATTCAATCAATCCCATACCAGAAAAGCAGTACAAGCGCTCAAACGCACTTACGAAGCACATACTCACACTTCTAAATCTATTCTCCATAGTTTTCCAGCTTCTCGTGTAGGAATCAAAAACCTCAATGGTGCGGCAGTAATGGCCGTCGCCCATTACATAAAACTTGCCGTCAGCAAAAGCACCTGTAAAGTCGTCCATACAGGTGTTCATATCGGGGAGGAGATCCCACCTGTCCTCCTCCACATTGTAAACTGAAGAGCTAGTGACGGGATATTTGCAGTCAAACCCTCCACCCACATAAATCAGTCCCCTCTCCTCGTCCGCTGCAGAGGCAAATCCTTCTCGCCATTCCGGCATTCCGGCACCCTCCCGCCATTCCGAACAAGCAAAATCATACAACCATAGACATTTTCCATAGGCATTCCCAATCAAAACCAGTTTTTGTTTCACGACATGGCAGTTACAGCTGCCGTAAATTGGACCGGGAATGGGCGGTAGACTTTTGCAGGAGTTCTTCTCCAGGTCGTATACCACTATGTCCCAATTGCCGTCTATCCAGTGGAGCATACAAATCCGTTGCTCTGAAATCTTCAATCTTTTTCTGTCTTGATAAAAGCGGGGGCTTTTCAGTGCGGCGTTCCAGCTTTTGCAGACACAGGTGAGATTGCGATGAGAGTTCAACTCCACCCTCACCAGACATTCCCACCCAATTTCATCTGGCAGACGAGGAAACAGACATCCCTGCATTGCGATTACAGTAAGAAACTTGTATGTCACTCAAAATTTGCACAGCAAGAAGCGACCGAATCTCTTTAATATGTTTAA from Cryptomeria japonica chromosome 3, Sugi_1.0, whole genome shotgun sequence harbors:
- the LOC131054586 gene encoding F-box/kelch-repeat protein At1g80440-like; amino-acid sequence: MQGCLFPRLPDEIGWECLVRVELNSHRNLTCVCKSWNAALKSPRFYQDRKRLKISEQRICMLHWIDGNWDIVVYDLEKNSCKSLPPIPGPIYGSCNCHVVKQKLVLIGNAYGKCLWLYDFACSEWREGAGMPEWREGFASAADEERGLIYVGGGFDCKYPVTSSSVYNVEEDRWDLLPDMNTCMDDFTGAFADGKFYVMGDGHYCRTIEVFDSYTRSWKTMENRFRSVSMCFVSAFERLYCFSGMGLIEYDYTQDKLNIVETFPTEDWHVTIIFTVVVGHNIFVCSRDRIEGQKFWLLRPPSERGVGGAFKWIGIERPLSYQSWATNAATLDL